In one Juglans regia cultivar Chandler chromosome 11, Walnut 2.0, whole genome shotgun sequence genomic region, the following are encoded:
- the LOC109011888 gene encoding poly [ADP-ribose] polymerase 2-like isoform X2 has product MARRFPMLLNTLPPIPAASQDTSLSLSLTLCKMANQLKVEELRTQLAQRCLSTTGTKPTLVRRLEAGLRKEKKQQTTGTDGDASANKKRQMDSENGDSSVPRKIKAIEKLRGMGIRQLRELAAHRGVSEAGSKKKILERLCEDSENQDLQEIPQGKSSQEENESKNEKIVTVTKKGAAVLDQWLPDHIKAHYHVLQLGDEIYDAMLNQTNVGDNNNKFYVIQVLGYNADKLPLGKLSKSTILKGYDVLKRIADVIGKSNRKKLEELSGEFYTVIPHDFGFRKMREFVIDSPQKLKHKLEMVEALAEIEVATKLLKDDTGIEDDPLYSHYRRLHCELTPIGVDSEEFHMIAKYMQNTHAKSHSNYDVDIVQIFRASREGEPERFKKFSSTKNRMLLWHGSRLTNWTGILSQGLRIAPPEAPVTGYMFGKGVYFADMFSKSANYCYATHAAKPGVLLLCEVALGDMAELLNAKYDADKLPEGKLSTKGVGGTAPDLSEAHALEDGVVVPLGKPKEQLGHQAALLYNEYIVYNVDQIRMRYVIQVNFNFK; this is encoded by the exons ATGGCTAGGCGATTTCCGATGCTCTTAAATACCCTTCCTCCAATTCCCGCGGCCTCTCAagacacctctctctctctctctctcactctctgcaAAATGGCAAACCAGCTCAAAGTTGAAGAGCTCCGGACCCAACTGGCCCAGCGTTGTCTCAGCACCACCGGAACCAAGCCCACCCTG GTTCGAAGACTCGAAGCCGGTCTCCGCAAAGAAAAGAAGCAACAAACGACGGGCACAGACGGTGATGCCTCGGCCAATAAGAAGAGGCAGATGGACTCTGAAAATGGGGATTCAAGTGTGCCCCGGAAAATCAAAGCCATCGAGAAGCTTCGAGGTATGGGCATCCGGCAATTGCGCGAACTAGCTGCTCATCGTGGCGTTTCCGAAGCTGGATCCaagaaaaaaattctagaaAGGCTCTGTGAAGACTCAGAGAACCAGGACTTGCAGGAAATTCCTCAAG GTAAATCTAgtcaagaagaaaatgaaagcaaGAATGAGAAGATTGTAACCGTGACCAAAAAGGGTGCGGCAGTGCTGGATCAATGGCTTCCAGATCACATAAAGGCTCACTACCATGTTTTGCAACTG GGTGATGAAATATATGATGCCATGTTGAACCAGACAAATGTCGGGGacaacaataacaaattttaTGTGATTCAAGTTCTTG GATACAATGCTGATAAACTGCCACTCGGCAAGCTAAGCAAATCAACAATTTTGAAG GGCTATGATGTTCTGAAGAGGATTGCCGATGTGATTGGCAAGTCTAATAGGAAAAAACTTGAGGAACTAAGTGG AGAATTCTACACTGTTATCCCCCACGACTTTGGATTTAGAAAAATGA GGGAATTTGTAATTGACTCTCCTCAGAAATTGAAACACAAGTTGGAAATG GTTGAAGCCCTAGCTGAAATTGAGGTTGCGACAAAGTTGTTGAAGGATGACACTGGGATAGAG GATGACCCCTTGTATTCTCACTACCGACGCCTTCATTGTGAACTTACACCGATTGGCGTTGACTCTGAGGAATTCCATATG ATTGCAAAATATATGCAGAACACTCATGCAAAATCACATTCAAATTATGATGTGGATATTGTTCAGATATTCAGGGCATCAAGAGAGGGTGAACCTGAACGCTTCAAGAAG TTTTCCAGTACGAAAAATAGAATGCTCTTATGGCATGGTTCTCGGCTGACGAACTGGACTGGCATTTTATCCCAAG GTTTGCGCATAGCTCCTCCTGAAGCGCCTGTAACAGGTTACATGTTTGGGAAGGGGGTTTACTTTGCTGATATGTTCTCCAAAAGTGCGAATTATTGCTACGCTACCCATGCTGCTAAGCCTGGTGTGCTGCTTTTGTGTGAG GTAGCACTTGGTGACATGGCTGAGCTTCTAAATGCAAAATATGATGCCGATAAGTTGCCAGAGGGGAAGTTAAG CACAAAAGGTGTAGGAGGTACTGCACCAGATCTATCAGAAGCTCATGCACTTGAGGACGGTGTTGTTGTTCCCCTAGGAAAACCAAAGGAGCAACTGGGTCATCAG GCTGCTTTATTGTACAATGAGTACATAGTTTACAATGTGGATCAGATTAGGATGCGTTATGTCATTCAAGTGAATTTCAATTTCAAGTGA
- the LOC109011888 gene encoding poly [ADP-ribose] polymerase 2-like isoform X1, whose protein sequence is MARRFPMLLNTLPPIPAASQDTSLSLSLTLCKMANQLKVEELRTQLAQRCLSTTGTKPTLVRRLEAGLRKEKKQQTTGTDGDASANKKRQMDSENGDSSVPRKIKAIEKLRGMGIRQLRELAAHRGVSEAGSKKKILERLCEDSENQDLQEIPQGKSSQEENESKNEKIVTVTKKGAAVLDQWLPDHIKAHYHVLQLGDEIYDAMLNQTNVGDNNNKFYVIQVLESDSGGAFMVYNRWGRVGVKGQDKLQGPYTSRDIAIREFGQKFFAKTKNQWSHRKDFIFHPKCYTWLEMEYTEDKESDVKENLDSSIGTQPRETQLEPRIARFISLVCNVSMMKQQMMEIGYNADKLPLGKLSKSTILKGYDVLKRIADVIGKSNRKKLEELSGEFYTVIPHDFGFRKMREFVIDSPQKLKHKLEMVEALAEIEVATKLLKDDTGIEDDPLYSHYRRLHCELTPIGVDSEEFHMIAKYMQNTHAKSHSNYDVDIVQIFRASREGEPERFKKFSSTKNRMLLWHGSRLTNWTGILSQGLRIAPPEAPVTGYMFGKGVYFADMFSKSANYCYATHAAKPGVLLLCEVALGDMAELLNAKYDADKLPEGKLSTKGVGGTAPDLSEAHALEDGVVVPLGKPKEQLGHQAALLYNEYIVYNVDQIRMRYVIQVNFNFK, encoded by the exons ATGGCTAGGCGATTTCCGATGCTCTTAAATACCCTTCCTCCAATTCCCGCGGCCTCTCAagacacctctctctctctctctctcactctctgcaAAATGGCAAACCAGCTCAAAGTTGAAGAGCTCCGGACCCAACTGGCCCAGCGTTGTCTCAGCACCACCGGAACCAAGCCCACCCTG GTTCGAAGACTCGAAGCCGGTCTCCGCAAAGAAAAGAAGCAACAAACGACGGGCACAGACGGTGATGCCTCGGCCAATAAGAAGAGGCAGATGGACTCTGAAAATGGGGATTCAAGTGTGCCCCGGAAAATCAAAGCCATCGAGAAGCTTCGAGGTATGGGCATCCGGCAATTGCGCGAACTAGCTGCTCATCGTGGCGTTTCCGAAGCTGGATCCaagaaaaaaattctagaaAGGCTCTGTGAAGACTCAGAGAACCAGGACTTGCAGGAAATTCCTCAAG GTAAATCTAgtcaagaagaaaatgaaagcaaGAATGAGAAGATTGTAACCGTGACCAAAAAGGGTGCGGCAGTGCTGGATCAATGGCTTCCAGATCACATAAAGGCTCACTACCATGTTTTGCAACTG GGTGATGAAATATATGATGCCATGTTGAACCAGACAAATGTCGGGGacaacaataacaaattttaTGTGATTCAAGTTCTTG AATCTGATAGTGGTGGTGCATTCATGGTTTACAATAGGTGGGGAAGAGTAGGTGTAAAGGGTCAGGACAAGTTACAGGGTCCTTACACCTCTAGAGACATTGCAATTAGGGAGTTTGGACAGAAATTCTTTGCCAAGACCAAGAACCAATGGTCCCATAGAAAAGATTTCATTTTCCACCCCAAGTGCTATACTTGGTTGGAAATGGAATATACCGAGGACAAAGAATCAGAT GTCAAAGAAAATCTTGACTCCTCTATAGGAACTCAACCCCGGGAAACACAACTTGAGCCACGCATTGCAAGATTTATATCCCTTGTCTGCAATGTCAGCATGATGAAGCAGCAAATGATGGAAATAG GATACAATGCTGATAAACTGCCACTCGGCAAGCTAAGCAAATCAACAATTTTGAAG GGCTATGATGTTCTGAAGAGGATTGCCGATGTGATTGGCAAGTCTAATAGGAAAAAACTTGAGGAACTAAGTGG AGAATTCTACACTGTTATCCCCCACGACTTTGGATTTAGAAAAATGA GGGAATTTGTAATTGACTCTCCTCAGAAATTGAAACACAAGTTGGAAATG GTTGAAGCCCTAGCTGAAATTGAGGTTGCGACAAAGTTGTTGAAGGATGACACTGGGATAGAG GATGACCCCTTGTATTCTCACTACCGACGCCTTCATTGTGAACTTACACCGATTGGCGTTGACTCTGAGGAATTCCATATG ATTGCAAAATATATGCAGAACACTCATGCAAAATCACATTCAAATTATGATGTGGATATTGTTCAGATATTCAGGGCATCAAGAGAGGGTGAACCTGAACGCTTCAAGAAG TTTTCCAGTACGAAAAATAGAATGCTCTTATGGCATGGTTCTCGGCTGACGAACTGGACTGGCATTTTATCCCAAG GTTTGCGCATAGCTCCTCCTGAAGCGCCTGTAACAGGTTACATGTTTGGGAAGGGGGTTTACTTTGCTGATATGTTCTCCAAAAGTGCGAATTATTGCTACGCTACCCATGCTGCTAAGCCTGGTGTGCTGCTTTTGTGTGAG GTAGCACTTGGTGACATGGCTGAGCTTCTAAATGCAAAATATGATGCCGATAAGTTGCCAGAGGGGAAGTTAAG CACAAAAGGTGTAGGAGGTACTGCACCAGATCTATCAGAAGCTCATGCACTTGAGGACGGTGTTGTTGTTCCCCTAGGAAAACCAAAGGAGCAACTGGGTCATCAG GCTGCTTTATTGTACAATGAGTACATAGTTTACAATGTGGATCAGATTAGGATGCGTTATGTCATTCAAGTGAATTTCAATTTCAAGTGA